The following proteins are co-located in the Candidatus Deferrimicrobiaceae bacterium genome:
- a CDS encoding MOSC domain-containing protein, translated as MHSGKVVAVSISDRKGQKKRPVPSAMLIVEHGLEGDAHAGTSGHRQVSLLAVESADKMRAKGVSVGHGDFAENLTVAGIDLLSLKIGDRLQVGEALLEISQIGKECHDRCAIYQQVGDCVMPREGLFGRVVRGGRVRPGDPVVFEPASP; from the coding sequence ATGCATTCCGGAAAAGTGGTCGCCGTGTCGATATCCGACCGGAAGGGTCAAAAGAAAAGGCCCGTCCCGTCGGCGATGCTCATCGTCGAGCATGGCTTGGAGGGGGATGCCCACGCGGGGACCTCGGGGCATCGGCAGGTCAGCCTCCTCGCCGTCGAAAGCGCCGACAAGATGCGGGCCAAGGGAGTTTCCGTCGGGCACGGAGACTTTGCAGAGAACCTGACCGTTGCGGGGATCGACCTCTTGTCGCTCAAGATCGGCGATCGGCTTCAGGTCGGGGAGGCGCTGCTCGAAATCAGCCAGATCGGCAAGGAGTGCCACGACCGTTGCGCGATCTACCAGCAGGTGGGCGACTGCGTCATGCCGCGCGAGGGGCTGTTCGGCCGTGTCGTTCGAGGAGGACGCGTCAGGCCCGGCGACCCGGTGGTCTTCGAGCCGGCGTCGCCGTGA